The Garra rufa chromosome 8, GarRuf1.0, whole genome shotgun sequence genome has a segment encoding these proteins:
- the ankzf1 gene encoding tRNA endonuclease ANKZF1: MASPEQRCVFSLCADESVTAGLREVFGLLGHPEPPQPSATASSEDVGLKKTASTGEVSDRMFCSACQCTFDSREEQMEHYKLDWHRFNLRQRLEERSVVTVEEFEKKTGTGDISSISGSDSDSEDEDLRDEVGTEGTDSALDTDQSACRLSSKVVFQNTQEQYLSLYRCVLQSKKDNEEDLVSSLLKMSSNTIWVILMTGGGHFAGAVFKGKEIVQHKTFHRYTVRAKRGTAQGLRDSQNRSHMPKSAGAALRRYNEAALHKDIHDLLQSWAEYLKEASAIFLRAPSYNKSIFFGGREAPLDKKDQRVRVPPFATRRATFREIQRVFDLLSTLHIYQKDTEISSIFTPSKKVGKKKTPKPVSHPVPNTNEGEEVKEESSEEEDSGTLEMVEVTLGTLDLREHEVQLNKKKRRKRKGKREDSSNREVTEGKADDQLPEEEELEGEDDSKETQRKSKSRRKPKGKKRQPEEDEVDDSLEYSLRDALYTACKTGDIQSLRTLLQLPEDQEEDKDTGERNIKENPTSRGFCLLNKPIDSAGFTLLHVASAAGQKSVIRLLMDEGSDPANKDKKGQTPYGVAPEKDTRNTFRKYMAEHPDKYDYTKAQVPGPLTEEIESKKAEKTKARKAARKQREKEQKEEKLKKQQEEEEKKRFIALSDREKRALAAERRLAEHMATTGVTLTTIRRCFQCGESLLGKIPFEYLEYSFCTPRCVQAHRKANAAARP; this comes from the exons ATGGCATCACCGGAGCAGCGGTGTGTGTTTTCGCTGTGTGCGGATGAGTCAGTCACCGCTGGGCTGAGAGAGGTGTTTGGACTGCTGGGTCATCCCGAACCTCCCCAGCCCTCTGCTACTGCGTCCAGTGAGG ATGTTGGCTTAAAGAAGACAGCCTCCACCGGTGAGGTGTCAGACAGGATGTTCTGCTCGGCCTGTCAGTGTACTTTTGATAGTCGAGAGGAGCAG ATGGAGCACTACAAACTTGATTGGCACCGCTTCAACCTGAGACAACGTCTGGAAGAAAGATCAGTGGTCACAGTAGAGGAGTTTGAGAAGAAGACTGGGACAG GTGATATTTCAAGCATTTCGGGTTCAGACTCAGACAGTGAGGATGAGGATCTTAGAGATGAAGTGGGCACTGAAGGGACAGACAGTGCTCTGGACACAGATCAGTCCGCCTGTCGACTTTCTTCCAAAGTAGTCTTTCAAAACACGCAGGAACAGTATCTGTCATTGTACCGCTGTGTTCTGCAAAGCAAGAAA GACAATGAAGAAGACTTGGTTTCCTCTTTACTGAAAATGTCAAGCAACACTATTTGGGTCATTCTGATGACTGGAGGTGGACACTTTGCTGGAGCAGTTTTTAAAGG AAAAGAGATTGTGCAGCATAAGACGTTTCATCGGTACACGGTGAGAGCGAAGCGAGGGACCgcgcagggactgagggactctcaGAACCGCAGCCACATGCCTAAATCAGCAGGGGCGGCCCTCAGACGTTATAACGAGGCAGCGTTGCACAAG GATATTCACGATCTTCTACAAAGCTGGGCTGAGTATTTGAAGGAGGCAAGTGCCATCTTCCTGCGAGCACCGAGTTACAATAAGAGCATATTTTTTGGAGGTCGTGAAGCACCATTGGACAAAAAAGATCAGCGAGTCCGCGTACCTCCTTTTGCCACCCGTAGAGCCACATTTAGAGAAATACAGAGAGTTTTTGATCTACTTTCAACTCTACATATTTATC AAAAGGACACTGAAATCTCCAGCATTTTTACTCCTTCGAAGAAAGTGGGGAAGAAGAAGACTCCTAAACCTGTTAGTCATCCAGTCCCAAACACCAATG AGGGAGAAGAGGTTAAAGAAGAAAGCTCAGAGGAGGAAGACTCTGGAACGCTTGAGATGGTGGAAGTGACACTGGGAACTCTGGACCTCAGAGAACATGAGGTCCAGCTTAATAAGAAGAAAAGGAGGAAACGGAAAGGAAAGAGAGAAG ACTCAAGCAACAGAGAAGTAACTGAAGGAAAGGCAGATGATCAACTaccagaagaagaagaactagaaGGGGAAGATGACTCTAAAGAGACGCAGAGAAAGTCAAAGAGCAGGAGGAAACCAAAAGGCAAAAAACGCCAGCCGGAAGAAG ATGAAGTGGATGATTCTTTGGAATATAGTTTGAGGGACGCACTCTACACTGCCTGTAAAACGGGTGACATCCAATCATTACGCACCCTCCTGCAACTGCCAGAGGACCAGGAAGAGGATAAGGACACAGGAGAAAGAAACATCAAAGAGAATCCTACTTCAAGGGGTTTTTGTCTTCTCAACAAGCCCATAGACTCAGCAGGCTTTACTTTACTGCATGTGGCATCGGCAGCCGGACAGAAATCGGTCATCAGACTGTTAATGGATGAAGGGAGTGATCCAGCTAATAA ggacAAGAAAGGACAGACTCCATATGGCGTAGCTCCTGAAAAAGATACCCGCAACACATTCAGAAAATACATGGCTGAACACCCTGATAAATACGACTACACTAAAGCACAG GTACCTGGACCACTGACTGAAGAAATTGAGTCCAAAAAGGCAGAGAAGACAAAAGCCCGAAAAGCAGCACggaaacagagagagaaagagcaaaAAGAAGAGAAACTAAAGAAACAGCAAGAAGAGGAGGAAAAGAAGAGGTTCATAGCTCTTAGTGACAGAGAAAAG CGAGCTCTGGCTGCAGAGAGGAGATTGGCCGAACATATGGCCACAACTGGAGTAACACTCACCACTATCAG GAGATGCTTTCAGTGTGGAGAGTCGTTACTGGGGAAGATTccttttgaatatctggaatacTCTTTCTGTACGCCTCGCTGTGTCCAAGCCCACCGTAAAGCCAATGCTGCCGCCCGGCCCTGA
- the hce2l2 gene encoding hatching enzyme 1.2 — protein MEYTLVIILLFFLAGPCLSQLGQISSHSNVGAKRQRRSYDDIEENTPTAMDTIIDVNDYQGVISVDGTKLREGDIAVSARSQKNCFARSCLWTKSVDGKVYIAYSLSHAYNEEDVNNIKKGMRLIEQDTCVRFVPRTHQRDYLDIQPKTGCWSYLGARGGRQTISLQTPDCTGSGVTVHELMHSLGFVHEQSRADRDKYVTIMWSNIWKDRLRNFEKFKTNNLDTPYDFGSIMHFGKYAFSEDGEPTILPKRNWNVKIGQRFGPSDLDIMKINRMYKCNM, from the exons ATGGAGTACACACTGGTTATCATACTGCTCTTCTTCCTAGCAGGACCATGTTTGTCCCAGCTTGGTCAG ATTTCCTCTCACTCGAACGTTGGAGCAAAAAGACAAAGGAGAAGCTATG ATGATATAGAAGAAAACACTCCAACGGCAATGGACACGATCATAGATGTAAATGACTATCAAG GTGTCATTTCTGTGGATGGCACCAAGCTCAGAGAAGGAGATATAGCCGTATCCGCTAGGAGCCAGAAGAACTGTTTTGCCAGGAGCTGCTTGTGGACCAAATCTGTGGATGGAAAAGTGTACATTGCATACTCACTCTCTCATGCGTACA ACGAGGAAGACGTGAACAACATTAAGAAAGGAATGAGGCTCATTGAACAGGATACTTGTGTGCGCTTTGTGCCTAGAACTCACCAGAGGGACTACTTGGATATTCAGCCCAAAACAGG GTGCTGGTCATATCTAGGAGCACGTGGTGGTAGACAAACCATTTCTCTTCAGACACCCGACTGCACCGGGTCGGGGGTCACCGTCCATGAGCTAATGCACAGCCTCGGCTTTGTTCATGAGCAATCCCGAGCTGACCGGGACAAGTATGTCACCATCATGTGGTCCAATATTTGGAAAG ACCGGCTGAGGAATTTTGAAAAGTTTAAAACAAACAACCTGGACACCCCCTATGACTTCGGCTCTATCATGCACTTTGGAAA ATATGCCTTCTCTGAGGACGGAGAACCTACTATCTTACCAAAAAGGAACTGGAATGTGAAGATTGGTCAGAGATTTGGACCCAGCGACTTGGATATAATGAAGATTAATAGAATGTAtaaatgtaatatgtaa